In the genome of Raphanus sativus cultivar WK10039 chromosome 9, ASM80110v3, whole genome shotgun sequence, the window TGGGTTGTTTCCAGTGACAGCCGGACTGCATTTCTTCAAGTCGTTTGTGTTGACGTTACATATGGGAATACTCTTAGCTTCTTCAATCATCATCGCAGCGGTTACAACCATCACAAGAGCTGCGATGAGGATTTTAGTGTTGTTCTTACCCATTAcgtctttttttgtttgtttatctttaccctctttttctctctctcaagtTCTCAACTCTGTCGTGAAATCCTTAATCTAATGAGCTTCTTATATAGCAACCGCAGAGCCATGTCACGGGTCTTTTGTGTAGAAAATTAGTTAGCAAAGGGACAAATGTGCTAGACCTTAGTTTCATGCAGAAGTCTCCTCTAGAAACTTCTCCTTttcttttcataaaaaaaaaaacttctcctTTATGTGACTCAATGGGTTTTGGTCTTTGTATTTTGGCTTGCACTTGTCACTGCAACtcatatagtatattttaaaaatatagcgAGAAAGAAAGAAGTGATATAGCTGTTTTGTGATGTAACACCAGAGATCTGGTTTGTGAACTTGTATCTGCTTACAATGAGAGGTAAATTTAAGTGGTATTCAAATGTAACGTCAAGTCGTCTTTTGAGTCTAAAATGTGTAGATAAGCCGACAAATGTGGGAGACCCTAGTTGCAGGCATATAGACAACTGGCAAATGTGGGAGACCCTAGTTGCTGGACGAGATTTCTCCAATGTGTTTGTGTTGAGTAACAGGGCCGTCTCAAAAAATTTCAAggtgattattttaaaaatattaattatatatttaacggtataatgaaatagtttttaaaattaataattttatctatatatatttaaagtttttattcaaattataAACTATAAGTTTGAGAATATATctaaactttgaaattttaaaccaaatttatgtatttaattttaaaaatgtcttagcattttttatttttagattcagACCATATTCAGAGGCCCGACCCTAATAGAAAGCTGTAAAAGCATAAGTTTCCAgccttaaaaaaatatataaaaatcccggccaattttttttataaaatttcattagtCTAGTGGTAATTTTAGGATAGTTGGAATCCTTGCAGCCGAACAACGAGTTGGTCAAAAACAGCCTTTTTTAAATAGCTTCTGGTCCTCATAAATTAGGATCGCTACTGCCTGTTCAACCGTTCTAATAGCACATGCTATTAGTCAGTCCTATTGAGTAACAAATGGGAATGCTTTCAGGTTCTTCCATTAAACTAGGGCGACGAAAACAATCACCAGAGTTGCTACAATGGGTCTGGTATTATTCTTATAcattctctctttgattctcctcctctctcttgACTCTAGTACTCTACCTTAGAATCTTAAATTTAAAGACCCTAATGTAACAAGTTGATTCTAAGAGTATGATTATCGCTGCCGATTTCTTAAAAaaccttgtttttgttttttgtttttctttttagtttggattttgttttaaaaaaaaattaaaaactaattaatcgCGGCCGTTACGTGTTAATGGGATCCGCAACAGTGCAAGAAACAGACCAAAatcgatttttatttcatatttttgtgaTCCATCGCAAACCTTTTTGTGGGGTCCACACACTAAATAACCCACCGGTCTAAGTGAAACCTAGAAAGAGCGTGTGATGTGGGTCGTTGACTCTCTGGTCCTAGTCAAATTGGTCTTGAGTTGAAACGTCTGAAAATTGCAATTGGAGGGTTGTGGTAATTACTGGCATCTTTTTCTCGTTCCACACATTTAAATTGAATGAAAGTTTTGATAGGATTGATTGTTCCAATTTTGTATTCGTGATACCTTATAtactaggtgattctcccgtgctcatgcacgggaataaatacatataaactaatcaaatcataataattattaaaaatttacatttgattttttataattttaagtaattttattaCTTATATTTATGATGAATAAAGAGAATTGTATTAGGTATCATTATATggatataaaaatctatatatttgttcataattttttagttatttgaatttatatcataaaaataatattaaatatcattATGTTCTCATCTTAATTAGATATGCAATTCTATGTATAGTAATTTGGATCAATTCATGTATGGTATCGTTGAGCTCTATATTTGGTTTCAAAGTaaacaacaatttttaattaatataaaattaaattttattttaattatatttagtttggttcattctattagatttgtaaatatatttatacaagtttttataattgtatatatgttttctgagaaaaagaaatataaagctGAAATTGCGTTAATAAAtacttctaatattttaattttttaatatatcttattttggataaaattatataaaataaattaatgtgatAATAGATTAAGAATTGAATAAGCAAACCAATtcagaaatatttaaattcattGATTAATTTCAAATTCATAAGATAGTTACACCcagaaattcaaaagattgtatttatacatatgttttcattttaattagttatcttatttcaaacataatattttggACAGTTCAAGTGTTCATTGTTGGGTATATTTTCGCATCTATTATTTCAAACTGAAcacctttttttttactttaataagattaaaGTTGAATTAcaatttttagcttaatttagTTCAGTTcatctttttatatttctaagtatattttataaatcttataaaatttggtaagtttatttttaaaaatatagaaacacaCAGAAAATGTTGTAGTTGCATTCATGaacatgttttataatatttaaaaattcatgtacatatatgaatatttataaaacaagtAAATCCTAATAATTGGTAAATCATTACTTGTTAATTGTGgatacatttttataattttatcaacaaaaattaggtaaattttaattttaatttataaattttcttaatgataTTAGATGATCACTTTACgttgtttgaaattaattttctttaaatcatttaatcaaaatataatcattttaaaatatgttttcttaaaaaattgtcttaactattttcttttttaaattatatgtatacaccgatgtattttgaaaattattagatattcacttatttatgtttttagggaaaatataaagtaagaaaaaataaattcgtttttgtatataaaaatctatatatttttatagatatttcctttttattatatatgggtttataagataaataaactataataaaaaagataattgaagctttattaataaaaaggaaactaaacaatttttagtaataggtataactaaaattaattcattaagggtattcgtGTAATCAACCATTATGAGAAtcaacgtgagcgcgacacataggaaactgacttctcaaataatattatagagattataatatAATTCATGGCATTTTTTATgcgtgattttttttaatttaaaccattgtttagaaattttattaaatgtatcttattaaaactaataatatatacaatcaTTGAaatactttaatcataatattttgatgtcttttcattttaaatataaatatatttatttaaaatattctaacaaatctttttaataatatttaacaagatcttaattttcaaaaattatatttaaatattttcactaattttgaaatgatttttgaaatattattatacattaatatattcagttatcgtttataaaaatatatcttatttttatctattatataatcataatcaatcatattaaaaaaattaatgtattaacctaaatatgataaaattgtattaaatgaTAGGTTAGCATtagcaaaatataaaaaaatgtataaaagtgaaaacgtataaaatctttataactCCTTTAATCATGATATCTTATCAtcttaaatacatatatatactattttaaaaacttcaaataaatctgttgaaaactattttaacaatatcttaatatatatgcTATATTCCGTGTAATAGAACATAGAAACTAATAATGCGCAAACATAAATCGTACACATTTATATGGTAATAACCAATGGCACATGATGTAATAATTTTAGTAGACTAAGGGTTTTTTAAAAAGGTGTGAGAGTGCTTATGAGGCTGCCACGTATGAAATGACACTCACGTAAATCACATATCAAGTGaaggttatttatttttagtgctcctaaaataatatataggggataaaAAATGAATAGGATTGCATGCAGGATGAATCTGTGTAAAAAACAATTGTTCCGCAGGAACAAGGAAAAAAGGAGTGCACCATATGCAGAGGCACAATAGATACCgtctttcaattttctttttgcgtgaactgttttttttagttattttttttcttttttctttacctATAATGTATTTATACACGTTATGTTCTATCTAGTATGAAAATAACTACactaatttttatcttttaaaaaaaagacagaTATGTTACAATATATCAGACAAGTGCCTGAAACCGAAGAGTAACTAATGACACTCTCATGACTCTTTTCGGGgcaacattttaaataatagaaaacattttaagttatagttttttatattgtattaactagattttcatattttcatgtTGTCTCCTTTACCTATAAATATTtcgtattaatttattttttctttcacaaATTAAAATTCCTCTTCAAGTGTaagtttttattgtttttaattgaGAATTCTAAGataaatttacttatataaatatttaaaaattatttttaatatattaattatttttaaatttgataaacGCTTATATATAAAGTAATGTGTTctctacaaatatattataacatatgCATGCTTTTTaatcacctagtatatatattattttaatgaatttatgtatgttatttatattatgtatattatctgcatatatttataaattaatatattttataattaataactatttaaaattttattatttgtactATAACACATGCATGTATTTTAATcgaatgtttaattttttttttcagtttgtctcttatatatgttttcatatgattaaactaatattatttcaaatttatatatatatgacatctAACTATGGATAAAACGTGAAATTTAGTACAcgtatttgtttttcatttgttATGTTTGATCTGtgttttataaataagtaataaatatttttaaataatttaaaatacaaattttataaatattaataaatattttcaaataatttaatatttcattatatttattaaagtgacgacatttattattattttcaacatgatatttattacttatttataataatttatattttatttacatacttaatttttattttaaaatcaatatttatttaaatataataatttattaatttagtttgatCTGCATTTGTTCTACCTGATTTTCATGATATGCATTTATTTTGCTTGATCTGCATTTCTATTTGAACTGCATTTTTTGAATTGCATCACCCATTCGAAGCCTAATTGTCTGTAAAAAGATATATTAAGGAAATTTCctaaaataccattttcatacgATATATTAAAGTGACTAAAGCTAAATCTTAAGGGATACAAGTTTtgtaactaaacaaaaaaaataaaaaggaaaagaaagaagagatatACATGCTCAAATTGTCATGGGTAAATACAGTaattaatacataatataatttgttttaaaaaaacatacataatatattttctatgttcTAACCATGACATTGCAATGTTTATTTCTCTGCTTTACATTTTTATGGCTATTGCTCCTAATttccttattttattttatattttatttgtttgtctaGGTCAGATATCGTATTATAAGTATgaacaagacttgggttcacccctatggTGAACTCTTAAATTCACCTCAAGTCTTAACATCAATCAAAGTGCCATGTAGGATTagttaaaaaaggaaataaaattaaaaagaaaaaaggaaaaaaggtgAAAAAGACGtcgactaattttttttaacgtcatccatgacttcttcttcaccacctacacaaaatattgaaaacttaTTTGTCACCCACACAGAATATTGAAAACTTTATTTGTCAAATTAGTATCTACAATCTTATGTCCttataccctaaatctaaacccaaagcactaaaccctaaaccctaaacccaaaa includes:
- the LOC108838679 gene encoding putative lipid-transfer protein DIR1 translates to MGKNNTKILIAALVMVVTAAMMIEEAKSIPICNVNTNDLKKCSPAVTGNNPPPPTPQCCAVAKTANLECLCPYFTRSGIDSAKIKTLGANCGITKKPSCLP